The DNA sequence GCGCGGGTGCTGACGTGCATCCGGTGCCCCGAGGCCGGTCCGGCACCGGCCAGCGCGTCGGCCACCTGTTGCGGCGTGGCACCGCATTCCAAGGCCACGGCAGCGGCGCACAGTGCGTTGCCCACCTGGTGATCGCCGGACACTCCGAGCGACACCGTGACTTCGGCGTCCTGGCCAGCGGAGTGCAGGGCGAACCGCGGGCGGGCCAGTTCGTCGAGCACCACCGGCCCGGCCCACACGTCGGCGGGAGCGGAACGGCTGACCCGCAGCACCCGTGCGACGGTCTTGTCGGCCATCGCGGCCACCGCCGAGTCATCGACGTTGAGGATCACCACGCCGGATTCCGGAACGGCTTGTGCCAGCTCGGCTTTGGTCTCGGCGATAGCCTCGCGGGAGCCGAACTCGCCCAGGTGGGCGGTCCCGACGTTGAGTACCACCGCGATCTGCGGCGGGGCGATCGCCGCCAGCGCGGCGATGTTGCCGCGATGCCGGGCAGACAGCTCGAGGACCAGATAATCGGTGATCTCGTCGGCCCGCAGCACCGTCCACGGGTGGCCCAACTCGTTGTTGAACGACCCGGGCGGGGCGATCACCGACCCCAGCGGCGCCAGCACCGCGGCGATCAAGTCCTTGGTGGAGGTCTTGCCCGACGACCCGGTCACGCCGACGATCGTCAGTCCCTTGGCAACCAGGGCGGCGGCCACCGCGGCTGCCAGTTTGGCCAGTGCGGCCAGCACCGCGGCACCGGATCCGGCCTCGTCGTCGTGCTCGAGCGCACCGGATCGGCTGTCGGATGCGACCGGCTCCACAACGATGGCCGGGACCCCAACCGGACGCGCTGCCAGCACCGCCACCGCGCCGGCATCCACCGCCGACGCCGCGTGGTCGTGACCGTCGACCCGCGCACCAGGCAGGGCCAGAAAGAGCGCGCCCGGGGCGATCCGGCGGGAGTCGAATTCCACGGTGCCGGTGACGACCGTGCGCTCGGCCTGTTCCGGGGTGATGTCGGCCAACCGGCCGCCGACGATCTCGGCGATCTGCGCGACAGTCAGCGCGATCACCGGTGCTCCTCGCGCGCTTCCAGCGCCTGGGCCAGCTCCACCCGGTCATCGAACGGCTGGGTGTGCCCGGCGGCGGTCTGCCCGGTCTCGTGTCCCTTGCCCGCGATCAACACCACATCCCCGGGCTGAGCCCACGCCACCGCGTGCTCGATCGCGGCCCGCCGGTCACCGATCTCGACCACCTGGGCGCTACCCGCAGCGGCACCGCCCAACACGGCACGCCGGATGTCGGCGGGGTCTTCCCCGCGCGGGTTGTCGTCGGTGACCACGACCAGATCGGCGGCCTGGGCGGCGATGCGTCCCATCGGTTCGCGCTTGCCGTGGTCACGGTCGCCGCCGGCGCCGAACACCACGGCTAGGCGCCCAGTAGTGTCGCGCAACTCCTGGCGCAGGGTCGTCAGCACCGCCGACAGGGCCCCGGGCTTGTGCGCATAGTCGACCAACGCCAGGAAGCCCTGACCCCGATCGATCGACTCCATCCGCCCCGGCACCCGCGCCTCCCGCAGGCCGGGGGCCGCCTGCTCCGGCGACACTCCAACCGCATCGAGAATGGCCAGCGCGACAAGGCAATTGGCCACGTTGTAGTCGCCGGGCAACCCGATGCCGATCGGGTGGTGCACACCGGCGGGGTCGACGGCGATGAACGCGCGCCCAACGGATCCACCCGCGCTCAGTTGTTCTGCACGCCAGTCCGCGGGGCGGCCCGTCGCGCTGACGGTGACCGGCGCTGTCGCCCGCGCCGCCATTGCCGCGCCGGCGTCGTCGTCGATACAGACCACCGAGCGGGCGGCGTGCAGCGGCGACGCCGGATCGAACAGCCGGGCCTTGGCCTCGAAGTAGTCGGCCATGGTCGGGTGGAAGTCGAGATGGTCGCGGGACAGGTTGGTGAAGGCGCCCACCGCGAACCGAGTGCCGTCGACCCGGCCCAACGTGAGGGCGTGGCTGGACACCTCCATGACGGCGGTGTCCACCCCGCGCTGCGCCATCGCGGCCAGCAGCGCCTGCAGTGCCGGCGCTTCGGGTGTGGTCAAGGCGCTGGGCAGGTCGACGCCGTCGATGCGCACACCGACCGTGCCGATCAGTCCGGCGGTGCGGCCCGCGGCCCGCAGCCCGGCCTCCACCAGATAGGTGGTGGTGGTCTTGCCCGACGTCCCGGTGATTCCGATGACCGTGATCCGATCGCACGGATGGCCGTAGACCTGCGCAGCGAGTTCGCCCAGCACGCCGCGGGGTTCCGGATGAACCAGGATGGGTATGCCGGGTAGCGCTGCGCCGTCGGCGATCTCGGCGGCCCCGGCCCCGTCGGAGAGCACCGCGATCGCTCCCCGGGCAACGGCGTCCGCCGCGAAGCGTGCGCCGTGGGTGGTCGCGCCGGGCAGCGCCGCGAAGAGATCACCGGGCCGGACATCCTGGGCGCGCAGAGTCAACCCGGTGATCGGCAGCTCCGGTACCACCTCGCCGGCTACCGCGACCGCCCCGACCTGGGCTGCGAGCACCCGCAGCGACGTGCCGGCACCGACGTCGGGGCGCAGAGCAGCAGGCACCGCCATCACCTCCATCCGCTGCGGCCGGGTCGTCCGGATCGGCCCTGAGACTACCTAGGCGGGCCGTATCCACAGCGCAGGCGATCCGGCTTAGCCGACGGCGGGTCGTGGTGGGGGCGATTGCCCGGCGAAGCGGGGACCGCCGCATTGGCCCGGGTCAGCCGTCAGAAGGCGGCGGCTGCGTGAGCTTCTTGTCGAACATGCATTGGAAGTCCCCGGGCGCACATCCGTACTGGGTCGGGTCCGGCAGGTCCTCGCAGTTTCCATCCTTGGTCATGAAACAGCCGCTGGCCTGGTGGTCACTTGCGATGGGTGCGCCGAGCATCCCCACCGCGACGATGCCTGCCGCCGCGGCGAGAACCCCCGGAATTGCGTAACTGATCGCAATGGCTTTTCGGGCCATGATCGACCCCTTCTCTTCGGCGCGGAACCCCCTTTGTCCCCGCGTTGTCCGAACGATAACCATCCGACCATCATCAAGGCGACGGAATCACGTCTTTTTTTACGGACGCGAGTCGACGGATCTGCTGTCGCGGCGCGCCGACTACATCGCCTGCAGGACTAGCGGCGGTCCCGGGTCCGGCGACAGCGGCACGTTGTGACGCTGCAGCAGCCACCCGGCGATGTTGTGGAACAGCGGTGCCGCCGAGGTGCCCGGCGACCCGTCCGCGGCGCGGTGGGGGTTATTCATCATCAGGCCGATGACGTAGCGCGGATTGTCCGCGGGCGCTATCCCGGCGAAGGTGATCCAGTAGACATCGTTGTAGTAGCAACCGCAGGCCGGGTTGATCTGCTGTGCGGTACCGGTCTTCCCGGCGATCTGATATCCGTCCACGGCGGCCTGCCATCCGGTGCCCTGCTGAACGCCGGTCGGATCACGTTGCACCACCGAGCGCAGCATGTTGCGCACGGTCGCCGCGGTCTGCTCCGAGACCACCCGAACACCTTCGGGCCGAGGCTCCTCGGTACGGCTGCCGTCGGCGGCGATGGTCGCTTTGATGATCCGCGGCGAAATCCGCAGACCGTCGTTGGCAATGGCCTGATACATCCCGGTCATCTGCAGCAGCGTCATCGAAAGGCCTTGACCGATAGGAAGGTTGGCGAACGAGCTGCCGGACCATTGGTCCACCGGTGGAAGCAGGCCGGCACTCTCACCCGGAAGTGCCACACCGGTGCGCTGCCCCAGCCCGAACTTCTCCGCCATGTCGAACCAGCGCTCGGGCCCCACCCGCTGCGCCAGCATCAGGGTGCCGACGTTGGAGGACTTTCCGAAGACTCCGGTCACGGTGTAGGGCGCGACGCCGTGTTCCCAGGCGTCGCTGACGGTGACGTCGGCGACGTTGATCGATCCGGGTACCTGCAGGACGTCGTCGGGGTGGCCGAGGCCGTACTCGATGACCGAGGCGGCGGTGATGATCTTGTTCACCGAGCCCGGCTCGAACGGCGAGGACACCGCCAGGTTGCCGAGCTCGCGGTCCTCCTGGCGCCCGACGTCCTGGGAAGGATCGAACGTGTTGTCGCCGGCCATCGCCAGCACCTCACCGCTCTTGGCGTCCAGCACCACGGCCGTGACGTCGTGTGCACCAGTGACGTTCTTGGCCTGCTGCACCTGCTGCTGGACGTAGAACTGAATGTCGTCGTCGAGGGTGAGCTGGATCGTCGACCCGTTGACGGCCTTGTGCCGATTGCGGTAGCTGCCCGGGATGACCACGCCGTCCGAGCCGCGGTCGTAGGTGACCGACCCGTCCGTTCCGGCCAGCACGGCGTCCATCGAGTCCTCCAGCCCCAACAGGCCGTGGCCGTCCCAGTCGATGCCGCCGATGATGTTGGCCGCCAGCGACCCTCCCGGATACTGCCGCAGGTCCTGCCGCTCGCTACCGACCTCAGGGCATTTCTCGGTGATCACCTCGGCCACCGCGGGGTCAACGGCACGGGCGAGATAGACGAAGGTCTCGTTGCTGCGCAGCTTCTTCAGCAGGGCCGCGGAGTCCGGCTTGTTGCCGAGGCGCGTAGAGATCTCCTTGGCGATCTGCTGCAGCCGCAGCTGCGGATCGGGGGCCGACGGATTCTTCTTCTTGGCGTCGGCGAGCTGCTTGCCGATCTTGACCGGCTGGAAGGACAGCGCCCGAGCCTCGATGGTGAACGCGAGCTTGTCGCCGGTGCGGTCGATGATGTCGCCGCGCATCGCCTGCTGGACGTCGGTGACCTTGAGTTGTCCGGCGGCTTCGGCCCGCAGCCCGGAGGCCCGCGGCACCTGCAGGTAAAACAGCTGAACCGCCGACAAGGCCAGCACCAGGAAGATGACCGCGTTGCCGGTGCGGTGCCGGAAAACGAACGAAGCGCTACGCAGTCCCACCTCGGTGGCTTGGCGGGTACGACGCTCCCGCGCCGAATGCCCGGTTGTGGTAGTCGCTTTCGGCGCCTTAGCGGGCTTGGCGGATTTGGCCGGCTTGGCCGGCGAGGTGGCGGATCGGCGGGTCTTTCGCGAGGCAGCTGCGGTCGAGCCGTCGCCGCGGCGTGCCGGGCCGGTTCCCCGCGCGGGCCGTCTCATCGCGCGGCTCCCCCGGCCACCGGCGGCGCCAGGACTTCGGGCGGCAGCGGGGGTTGCGGAGGCAGGACGGCCTCGGGCGGCAGCACCGCCCCCGGAGGCAGGACCGACGCCGGCGGAAGCGTTCCGCCCACCGGCAGCACGGTCTCGGGCGGCACTACCGACCCCGGCGGCAAAGCGACGGGCGGCAAGGCGCCAGACGGGATGGCCGGAGGTGTCGCCAGTGGCGGGATGTCTTGCGCGCCAGGACCGGGCAACGGACCGGCCAGCGGCATGCCGGGAACTCCCGGCAGGCCCGGAATGGTCAGCGGCGCGCCGGGCACCGCCGGAGCCGGCGGTACTGCGGCGGGCAGATGGCGGCTGTCGAGCTTCGGCCCGGCCGGGGGCACCCGAACCGGCACCTCGGCCGGTGGTGCCACATCGTCGGGCAGCTTGGTGTTCAGCGGCGGCGGGGGCGCACCCTCGGCGGGCTTCGGGGTCCCGACGACCACCCAGTTGCCGATCGGGTCCTGGACCAGATGCGCGGTGTCGCGGCTGGGAATCATGCCCAGTTCGCGGGCCGCCTCGGCAAGCGCGGGTGCGGATTCGGCGGTGAGCACGTCGCGCTCGAGCGCTTCTTTCTGCTGCATGAGGACCCGGTTGCGCTCCCGGATGTTGCCCAACTGGTAGGACCGCTCGGCGGCGTCCGTCGACAGCCACAGGGTGATTCCCAGCCCGATGCCGAGCGCGCCGATGATCAGCACGACGAACGGAACCTTGGTCGCCAGCGTGCGCGGCCGCAGGTCGACCGAGGCCAGCCGAGCAATCAGGCGTTCGCGCAGCGGGACGCGTATAACCTTGGGCGCCTTGGCCTTGCGCGCCTTCGCCCGCGCCTTGGCCTGCTTGGTGTTCTTCGGCGGCACCGGTCGGGGGTCCGGGCGAAGCGACGCCGCCTTTTGCGGGCCGGTGCGCGGCCGCGACTCACGACCCGCTGCGGGCGTGGTCCCACGCTGGCGCCGCGGGCCCCGGGCCTGCGTTTGCTCGGTGACCCGCCGCGGGCCGGTGCGGGTTGTGCTCTCGGGATTACGGCGACGGTCGCCTTGCCGTGCCGCGGGCTTGCGCTTGGTCGCCATCACTTCCCCCTCGATGCCACGATCGGTCCGGCCTGGACCCGCTCGACCGCACGTAGCCGGACCGAGCCCGCTCGTGGATTGCGCTCGATCTCATCCGCCTCGGCCTTTTCGGCGCCCCGCGTCAACGTCGTGAACTTCGGTTCGTCGCCGGGCAATTCGACTGGAAGTCCGACCGGTGTGCGAGACGCGGTGGCCGCAGCGAACTGCTGCTTGACGATGCGGTCCTCCAGCGACTGGTAGGACATCACTGCCACGCGTCCACCCACCGCCAGCGCATCCAGCGCCGCCGGTAATGCGTCTCGCAGTGAGTCCAGTTCGCCGTTGACCGCAATGCGCAGCGCCTGAAACGTCCGCTTGGCCGGGTGTCCCCCGGTGCGTCGCGCCGGCGCCGGAATCGCCTCGTAGAGCAGCTCCGTCAGTTCCCCGGTCGAGGTGAATGGGGTCTGGGCCCGGCGGCGCACGATGTACGAGGCGATCCGCGATGCGAAACGCTCCTCGCCGAAGCGCCGCAGAATGTCGGTCAGCGCGGCCGCGTCGTAGGTGTTGACGATGTCTGCGGCGGTGAGGTCGGCCTGCGGGTCCATTCGCATGTCCAGCGGCGCGTCCTGCGCGTAGGAAAATCCTCGCTCCGCCCGGTCGAGCTGCATCGAGGACACCCCGAGGTCGAACAACACCGCGGCCACCGACCCGGTTGCGGCCAAACCTGATTCGGCCAGCGCCGCCGGAATCCCGTCGTATCGGGTGCGGACCGTCTGGAGCCGATCGGCGAAGCGGGCCAACCTTGCCCCGGCGATGTCGAGTGCGGTGGTGTCGCGGTCCAGACCGATGACTCGCAGGCCCGGGAACTCGCTCAAGAACCGCTCGGTGTGCCCGCCGGCCCCGAGGGTGGCGTCCACCAAGGTCGCACCCTGGCCGTCGGGCGACTGCCTGGTCAGCGCCGGAGCCAGCAGCTCCACGCAGCGGTCCAGCAGGACCGGCACATGTCCGAATTCGCCCTGTTCGGCCACAGCAATACCTCCCTGTTGCGGCCAATGAATTGCACGAGGTGCTGCCAGCCCGGGCCCACTGCGCGCGACCACCGGTACCCGGCTCCGCCCCGCTTGCGATCGCCCGCAGGCCCTTGCCTCGAGGTCCCTGCCCGACGGCGCGAACCTGACGTTGGGGAAGTACGTCAGGGTCGGTTCGGACAGAGGCCACGAGGCACGGGCGTGCGCCTCAGATGATGTCGCTGAGTGCTTCATCGCTGGCCGCGGAGAAGTTCTCTTCGTGGGTCTGCTGGTAGTCGCTCCAGGCCTGCGCGTCCCAGATCTCCAGGTAGTCGACCGAGCCGATGACCACGCACTCCTTGGACAGGTTGGCGTAGCGGCGGTGGTCGGGCGACAGGGTGATCCGGCCCTGGGCGTCGGGGTGCTGTTCGTCCGTGGCGGCGGCCAGGTTGCGCAGGAATGCTCGCGCGTCCGGGTTGCTGCGCGAAGCCTTGGCCGCCCGGCGGGCCAACTGCTCGAACTCCGCGCGGGGATACACGGCCAGGCTGTGGTCCTGACTCTTGGTGACCATCAACCCTCCTGCCAGCGCATCACGAAACTTCGCGGGCAGTGTCAGCCGCCCCTTGTCGTCGAGCTTGGGCGTGTAGGTGCCGAGGAACATCGGCCACCTCCCGCCATGTCGACTTCGCAGCCCACGATACCCCACAATCCCCCACTACGCACCATTTACTAGGTCGATTCCGCCCCTATGCCCCACCAGATGGGCCATCGTGTCGTCCAGGCATACGAAAAAGGGCCCAGCTGGGCACCAAACGACCAGCTCAGCGCCAATGTAGGCAAAGTGGGGCGAGGTGGGGTGCGCGCAGGGTCACCGGAGCTGCCGCGCGCCGAAACGCCAAGAAAAAGGGCAGCCGATCGGCTGCCCTTTCACATCACACGTGCCGCTGGATCGGCCTAAGGCTCGAACCGGCGGCGGAAACGGTCTTCCATCCGGCTGGCGAACGTGCCGCCGCCCTTGACCCGCCGCGGCGAACTCCCGCCCGGCCTGGCCGCACCCTCACGGCTGGCGGTCGCGTGGTTGCCGGTGATAGCGAACACCACTCCACCGAACATGACCACGAATCCCAGCACGCTCAGAATCAGGAATGCCGAATTGACGGTGGTCGCATAGATCGGGATACCGGAGACCAGCATCACCAGACCGACCACGAACAGTGTCATGCCCTGCACCCGCCGGCGGGTGGTCGGGGTACGCAGGGCGCCGCCGCGAACGCTGGAAGCGAACTTGGGGTCCTCGGCGTAGAGCGCGCTCTCGATCTCGTCGAGCATGCGCTGCTCATGATCGGAGAGTGGCATTCGTCCCTCCTTGCCGACGGCCGCTCATATCATTGCCCACGGCGCAATACGGACTGGTGCGGGCAACTAACACTGATAATACGAGGTAGGCCTGCGCCGTACCACAGGCTTCACCAGCCGATTGTAGCGGCGGTCCGACGATGTCGAACCACAACGGCCGACGCCGCAGGACCCAATCGCCGATAATGGGACTCCGGACATCGGGCACGCTCCCCCTTCTGCGGGAAAGGAACCTGCACGTTGGTGACCTTCCTCCTCGACATGTCGCCGCGCGAAATGGCGGATCACCTCGGTGCGGCTCTGCGCGTCTACGTCACCGCGATGGGTTACCCCCCGGGCACCGAGAGCCAACGTGCCGCGATGTGGCTCGACCACACCCGCCGGAGCGGCTGGCGGGCGGTGGCCGCCTTCCAAGACAACGAAGCCGGCGAGATTGGTCAGCCGGACGCCGCGCCGGCCGGGTTGAATGGCGCCGAGCTGCTGGGCGTGGCCTACGGCTACTGCGGAGCCCCCGACCAGTGGTGGCAGCAGCAGGTGGTGCTGGGTTTACAGCGCCGCGGCCTGCCCCATCCCGACATCGCGCGCCTGATGGCCAGTTACTTCGAGCTGACCGAATTGCACGTGGCGCCACGCGCCCAGGGCAGCGGCCTGGGTGAAGCCCTGGCACGCCGCCTGCTGGCCGGGCGTCCTGAAGCCAACGTGCTGCTGTCCACACCGGAGACCAATGGCGAAGGCAACCGCGCCTGGCGGTTGTATCGGCGGCTGGGGTTCACCGACGTCATCCGCGGTCACCACTTCGCCGGGGATCCGCGGCCGTTCGCCATCTTGGGCCGACCACTGCCGTTGTAAATCCAAGCGCCGCGTCGTCACCGGAGCCGCCGACTGGTCTGGCACGATGACGTCGTGCATGTTCGGCGTTCGCTACAGCCCGCTCGGAGACCCGTTCCAGCGCCCCCTCAGCGCCGGTTTCGACGGTTGGGCACCTACCGTCGCCTGGTGGCTCTGGTCACGCTGCTGTTGATCGCGGCGCCGTTGGCCGGGTGCGTGCGCATTCGGGCCAACATCACCGTCTCTCCCAACGATCAGGTCTCCGGCCAGATCGTCGTTGCGGCCAAGCCGCGCAACGACAACGACACCGGGCCCAAGCTCAGCGCCGACCTGCCGTTCCCGCAGAAGGTCGCGATTTCCAACTACAGCAGGGACGGCTATGTCGGCTCCCAGGCGGTGTTCTCCGACCTGACCTTCGCCGAACTGCCGCGGCTGGCCGAAATGCACCGCGACGCGGCCGGGGTGGACCTGTCACTGCGCCGCGCCGGAAACCTGGTGATCCTGGAAGGCCGGGTGGATCTCACCTCACTGGGCGACCCGGAGGCCGACGTCGAGTTGAGTGTCGCGTTCCCCGGCGAGGTGACGTCCGCCAACGGCGAACGCATCGGCAGCGACACGGTGCAGTGGAGGCTAAAGCCAGGCGTGGTGAGCACCATGAGCGCCCAAGCCCGCTACACCGATCCCAGCACCCGCTCCTTCGCCCACGCTGCCCTGTGGCTGATCCTGTCTACGCTCGCCGCGGCGGGCGCGGTCGCGGCTATCGCCTGGTACGGGCGGGACCGCTCACCACGATTCAGCTCCCCCGACGACAGCGCCGGCTAAGGATCAGCGGGGCTCTGGCGACCAGTACTCGAGCATCTGGGCAAAGGTGCGGAATGCCGCCGCGGACACCCCGTAGGTGGCCTCGAAATGGATGCTCAGCGGGAAGCCCAGGTCCGCGACACCGTCGATCACCCGCTTGTACAGGTCAAGCATCAGCTTGCACCGCTGGTCGGGGTCGCTGTCGGCGAGCGCCTTGACGAAGTCCTGTTCGGCGGCCACCGCCGCGTTGCCCGGATCCTGAATCAGCCAGTTGATCAGACCAATCCGGTTCTCGAACGACGGCACGAAGCCGAACGACAGCAAGAGCTCCGGGCGTGCCTCGCTGTGCTTGGCGAACTCGGTCAAGAACGGCACGATCGCGTCGGAATACAGCAGCTGGGTCAGGCCGAACGTCGCCCCGCGGTCGCATTTGAAGTTAAACCGGCCGATCTCGTCGGCCCGGGTGGGAATCAAGATGACGCCGCGGTTGGCCACGTCGGAGCGAAACGTCGCCAGCGCGTCGGTCGGCGGCACCCCCGCGCCCTCGCCATCGGCCATAGTGCGAGGCACGCCGACGAAGACCACGCCCTCGATCCCGGCGCCGGTCAGATCGCCCAGCCGGCTCCGCAGCGCCGCCTCGTCGGAGAACGAGGTGACCTGGGTGCACAACCCGGCCATGCCTGGCAGCTCAGGCCGAATCGCATTCCAGAAGTCCAGCACGTCGAGCTTGGGCTTCATCTCGATCGGGCGGTCATCGTCCTCGTTGATCATCCCCGGCATCAGGATGTGACGGATCCGCCCCTCAAGGCCAGCCTCGGCGGCGAACCGCACGACCTTGTGCGCCTCCTCGATCGTCTGCTCGGGTCCCTTTTCCACGTTCGGTGGGACAAGCTCGAGTGCGACGGTGTTCAAGGCCACGTACCAGCTCCTCATGAAAGACAGTCAGCAGACAGTCAACAGTGCCACAGGGCAGGAACGGGCGGCGGCGGCCGCCTCCGGCCGCTACCGGCCGCAGTCCCCCCGGCTGTGGTGGCACACTCTACGCTGGACCCACGCTGGGGGTCCCCGGCCGGGCAGCACAGAAAGGGGCGCCGAGCTGAGTTTCAAGGCATCCGCAGCGACTCCACCGTCGGCCGCCGAACTGGCCGCGGCCGTGACCGAAACGCTGCGCTCCCACCTACGCACCCGCCGCACCGAGACCGCCTATATCGGCGACGACTACGAGGCGTTGATCACCGGCCTCGAAGAATTCGTGCTCATCGGCGGCAAACGGCTGCGCCCAGCGTTCGCCTACTGGGGCTGGCGCGCCATCACCGGCCGCGATGCCGACGACGGCGAATTGCTGCTGTTCGCCGCGCTGGAACTGCTGCATGCCTGCGCGCTGGTGCACGACGACGTGATCGACGCCTCAGCCACCCGCCGCGGCAACCCCACCACCCACCGCAAGTTCGCCGAGCTGCACCGCGCCCGCGGCTGGCGCGGCTCGCCCGACCAGTTCGGGATGTCGGCCGCCATCCTGCTCGGCGACCTGGCGCTGGTGTGGGCTGACGACATCGTCGCCGGTGCCGATCTGCCAGCCGACGCCCGGCGGCGTGTGCGGGGCGTGTGGTCGGACATCCGTACCGAGGTGTTGGGCGGCCAGTACCTCGACATCGTCGCCGAATCCAGCGGGGTGGACTCGATCGCTTCGGCGATGCGCGTCAACACCTACAAAACCGCCTCCTACACGGTGGTGCGCCCGCTGCAGCTGGGGGTGGCGGCCGCAGCCGACCGGCCCGACATCCAGGCGCTGTTCCACGAACTCGGCACCGACCTGGGCGTGGCGTTCCAGCTGCGCGACGACGTGTTGGGGGTGTTCGGGGATCCGGCGGTCACCGGCAAGCCCTCCGGCGACGACCTGCGTTCGGGCAAGCGCACCGTGCTGCTGGCCGAGGCCGTCGAGCTGGCCGACAAGTCGGATCCGGTGGCGGCCAATCGGTTACGCAATGCGATCGGCACCGCGCTGACCGAGGCGCAGGTCCGCGAACTGTGCGAGACGATCGAGGCGGTAGGCGCGCTGGCGGCCGTGGAGGA is a window from the Mycobacterium sp. SVM_VP21 genome containing:
- a CDS encoding mycobacterial-type methylenetetrahydrofolate reductase — protein: MRSWYVALNTVALELVPPNVEKGPEQTIEEAHKVVRFAAEAGLEGRIRHILMPGMINEDDDRPIEMKPKLDVLDFWNAIRPELPGMAGLCTQVTSFSDEAALRSRLGDLTGAGIEGVVFVGVPRTMADGEGAGVPPTDALATFRSDVANRGVILIPTRADEIGRFNFKCDRGATFGLTQLLYSDAIVPFLTEFAKHSEARPELLLSFGFVPSFENRIGLINWLIQDPGNAAVAAEQDFVKALADSDPDQRCKLMLDLYKRVIDGVADLGFPLSIHFEATYGVSAAAFRTFAQMLEYWSPEPR
- a CDS encoding polyprenyl synthetase family protein, giving the protein MAAAVTETLRSHLRTRRTETAYIGDDYEALITGLEEFVLIGGKRLRPAFAYWGWRAITGRDADDGELLLFAALELLHACALVHDDVIDASATRRGNPTTHRKFAELHRARGWRGSPDQFGMSAAILLGDLALVWADDIVAGADLPADARRRVRGVWSDIRTEVLGGQYLDIVAESSGVDSIASAMRVNTYKTASYTVVRPLQLGVAAAADRPDIQALFHELGTDLGVAFQLRDDVLGVFGDPAVTGKPSGDDLRSGKRTVLLAEAVELADKSDPVAANRLRNAIGTALTEAQVRELCETIEAVGALAAVEDRIDLLTRRAMAALAAAPIDEVAKAGLTDLARRVADRSA